Proteins from a single region of Pseudopedobacter saltans DSM 12145:
- a CDS encoding hybrid sensor histidine kinase/response regulator transcription factor: protein MSCFFQFAAAQDLRVKRLNNDNGLSNSTIECILQDKLGFIWIGTRDGLNKYDGYNIISYKNLPQNNQSISDSYITCIFEDSQNNLWIGTKSGLNLFDQQKGIFTRVDLGKQYKESISKIIEIAAGSLLVATRGNGLFLLASSPNLVKSSKQLVGIKEKEFFDLHIPSDNQIWASTSAGLYRLDLKNNRFEARRVLKQHNINVVSSDKNGILWLGTEDDGIIKYSPSEKTSTHFRHNYLEQNSIGSNQIKALLIDKNQNLWVGTINGGLNKLNTKRYTFSNYTNDPNNSHGLSQRTISALFEDNQGNIWIGTHRGGVNIYSPLAEKFSLQRQSSQKSGLNYNDIKSFYEAKDGSIWIGTDGGGINIWSPNRTSFSFLKNSPFDKTSLGSNEVLDIMADKSGNIYISTWGGGLNKYNKAANSFTRYTNDKNNNNSISGNFVQKAYEDSKGNLWVCTYYNGLNLLDRTTGVFKQLKEGKQNTRLSGNNIVSILEDNSANLWIGTDDGGLNKYNLNTQVFKHYFSAEEKSPDIRVIYQDKQQRLWLGQRGLYLYNTQKDKFEPFCNDCHLSEEFIKGILEDNNGFLWISTSNGLTKLDPRDKSFRKYNTADGLQGLEFEANAALKTKSGEMFFGGINGFNYFYPNNIHFNKFIPPLYLTSFQIFNETILPSAKNSPLKSDISFTKEIQLNYKQSTFSIGFSALNYIAAENNKYEYILEGFDKSWNSINENRKAYYTNVPPGDYIFKVRASNNDDVWNEGTSLAISISPPFWDTWWFKLSVLLLILYIAYLILSFRRNLEIKAIEEKKKEEMHQMQLQFFTNISHELRTPLALIMGPVERLLKEDFHSKFDNLYHTIHNNANRLLNLINELMDFRKVESGHLQLKVMQLNLEAFFVEIEEEFKELAQEKNIDFRFENLTKREEIWADKQILEKITLNLIINAIKYTPQNGSVKLELSDKLVFSNASLVNQLTIKNNLNSKEYLYIKVIDSGIGISKDSIVHLFERYYRITESHMGSGIGLAFVKSLTALHKGNIYVNSERDLGTEIIIALPFLKSDYSHAEIWSKTEESGGVRLESITNKLHTTSVNANIEEDNIKSEKSHKKILVVDDNEEIRTFLKETLNKDYLIFEAENGEQGLILCKEIYPDLIISDVMMPKVNGISFCKQAKDDIDISHIPFMMLTAKTSLEAEIEGKESGADFYFAKPINIDLLEITLRNIFEQQNKLKEHYQKNYQVQAKELVNNARDKEFLEKLLDIIHKNISNTELDIEFLCNEIGMSRTKLYQKVKDITGQAIGDFIRTIRLRKAVEIMSEEDVLLTEVIYRVGIQTQSYFTKAFKKEFNKTPSQFLQELKKNKIK from the coding sequence ATGAGCTGCTTCTTTCAATTTGCAGCAGCACAGGATTTAAGGGTAAAAAGATTAAATAATGATAATGGGTTATCCAATAGCACTATCGAGTGTATTTTACAGGATAAACTGGGCTTTATATGGATTGGTACCCGCGATGGACTGAATAAATATGATGGCTACAATATCATTTCTTATAAAAACCTACCGCAAAACAATCAAAGTATAAGCGACAGTTATATCACCTGCATTTTTGAAGACTCGCAAAATAACTTATGGATAGGTACAAAATCAGGTTTAAATCTATTCGACCAGCAGAAGGGAATTTTTACGCGGGTTGATCTTGGAAAGCAGTATAAAGAGTCGATAAGTAAGATTATAGAAATTGCTGCAGGTAGTTTATTGGTAGCCACCAGGGGAAACGGATTGTTTTTACTGGCAAGCAGTCCAAATCTTGTAAAATCAAGTAAACAACTTGTTGGAATTAAAGAAAAAGAATTTTTCGATCTGCATATTCCCTCCGATAATCAGATTTGGGCAAGTACATCTGCCGGTCTTTACCGATTAGATTTAAAGAACAATCGCTTTGAAGCAAGAAGAGTATTAAAACAACACAATATCAACGTCGTTAGTTCCGATAAAAATGGTATCCTCTGGTTAGGAACAGAAGACGATGGCATTATAAAATATTCCCCTTCAGAAAAAACTTCCACACACTTTCGCCACAACTATCTCGAGCAAAATAGCATAGGCAGCAATCAGATAAAAGCACTTTTAATTGACAAGAATCAAAATCTATGGGTTGGTACAATCAACGGTGGTTTAAACAAACTGAATACTAAACGGTATACTTTCAGTAATTATACCAATGACCCTAATAATTCCCATGGATTATCGCAACGTACTATTTCGGCTCTTTTTGAAGACAATCAGGGGAATATCTGGATTGGGACTCACCGTGGAGGAGTGAACATTTATTCTCCTTTAGCTGAGAAATTCAGTCTGCAAAGACAATCTTCGCAAAAAAGCGGGTTAAATTACAACGATATCAAAAGCTTTTACGAAGCAAAAGATGGAAGCATCTGGATTGGTACAGACGGCGGTGGAATAAATATCTGGTCGCCAAACAGAACATCCTTTTCCTTCCTAAAAAACAGTCCGTTCGATAAGACTTCTTTAGGGTCTAATGAAGTTCTGGACATCATGGCAGATAAGTCCGGCAATATTTACATCAGCACCTGGGGCGGAGGCTTAAACAAATACAATAAAGCTGCAAATAGCTTTACCCGCTATACAAATGATAAGAATAATAACAATTCCATCAGCGGGAACTTTGTTCAAAAAGCATATGAAGACAGTAAGGGTAACTTATGGGTTTGTACCTATTATAACGGATTAAATCTGCTAGACAGAACAACCGGTGTTTTTAAACAGCTAAAAGAAGGGAAACAAAACACTAGGTTAAGTGGTAACAATATCGTTTCTATCTTAGAAGACAATTCTGCCAACCTGTGGATTGGAACTGATGATGGCGGGTTAAACAAATACAATCTGAATACGCAGGTTTTTAAACACTATTTCTCTGCCGAAGAAAAGAGTCCTGACATACGCGTAATCTATCAGGATAAGCAGCAACGACTGTGGTTAGGACAAAGAGGCTTATATCTTTATAACACACAAAAAGATAAGTTTGAACCTTTCTGCAACGATTGCCACCTATCCGAAGAATTTATAAAAGGAATTTTAGAAGACAATAATGGTTTTCTTTGGATTTCCACATCAAACGGCTTAACCAAATTAGATCCTCGCGACAAATCATTCAGAAAATACAACACAGCCGATGGCTTGCAGGGCCTGGAATTTGAGGCTAACGCTGCTTTAAAAACCAAAAGCGGAGAAATGTTTTTCGGTGGAATAAATGGCTTCAACTATTTTTACCCAAACAATATTCATTTCAATAAATTCATTCCTCCGCTTTACTTAACCAGTTTCCAGATCTTTAACGAAACTATATTACCATCGGCAAAAAACTCTCCGCTTAAGTCAGATATTTCCTTCACCAAAGAAATTCAGTTAAATTATAAACAATCCACCTTTTCCATTGGCTTCTCGGCACTCAATTATATAGCTGCCGAAAACAATAAATATGAATATATACTTGAAGGTTTTGACAAATCGTGGAATTCGATCAATGAAAACAGAAAAGCCTATTATACGAACGTTCCTCCGGGAGATTATATCTTTAAAGTAAGAGCTTCAAATAATGATGATGTCTGGAACGAAGGAACTTCTTTAGCTATATCAATTTCGCCTCCTTTTTGGGATACCTGGTGGTTTAAATTGTCTGTATTACTCCTTATTTTATACATTGCCTATCTTATCCTAAGTTTTAGAAGAAATTTAGAAATTAAAGCGATAGAAGAGAAGAAGAAAGAAGAAATGCACCAAATGCAACTGCAATTCTTCACCAATATTTCCCACGAACTCAGAACGCCTTTAGCACTAATTATGGGGCCTGTTGAACGGCTTTTAAAAGAAGATTTCCATTCGAAATTTGACAACCTTTACCATACTATCCACAATAACGCTAACCGATTATTGAATTTGATTAACGAGTTGATGGATTTTAGGAAAGTAGAATCCGGTCACCTGCAGCTAAAAGTTATGCAGTTAAATCTGGAAGCTTTTTTTGTCGAAATAGAAGAAGAGTTTAAAGAGCTGGCGCAGGAAAAAAATATAGATTTCAGATTTGAGAACCTTACTAAACGAGAGGAAATTTGGGCTGATAAACAAATCCTTGAGAAGATAACACTTAATCTGATAATTAACGCGATTAAATACACTCCTCAAAATGGGAGCGTTAAACTAGAACTTAGTGATAAATTGGTATTCAGCAATGCAAGCCTGGTCAATCAATTAACGATAAAGAATAATCTAAACAGTAAAGAATACTTGTATATCAAAGTTATTGATAGCGGCATAGGCATATCTAAAGATTCCATTGTTCATTTATTCGAAAGGTATTACCGGATTACAGAATCTCATATGGGTTCTGGTATAGGATTAGCTTTTGTAAAAAGCCTCACCGCTCTGCATAAAGGGAATATTTACGTTAATAGCGAACGGGATTTGGGCACAGAAATTATTATCGCCTTACCTTTCCTCAAATCAGATTATAGCCATGCTGAGATTTGGTCGAAAACAGAGGAAAGCGGAGGTGTAAGGCTGGAAAGCATCACCAATAAACTACATACTACATCTGTTAACGCAAATATTGAAGAGGACAATATTAAATCGGAGAAATCCCATAAAAAAATCCTTGTGGTTGATGATAATGAAGAAATTCGAACATTTTTAAAAGAAACTTTGAACAAGGATTACCTGATCTTTGAAGCGGAGAACGGAGAACAGGGACTTATACTATGTAAAGAAATTTATCCGGACCTAATCATCAGCGATGTAATGATGCCGAAAGTAAACGGAATTAGCTTTTGTAAACAGGCAAAAGACGATATCGATATTTCTCATATCCCTTTTATGATGCTTACTGCAAAAACCAGTCTCGAAGCAGAGATAGAGGGAAAAGAATCTGGTGCGGACTTTTATTTTGCCAAACCCATTAACATTGATCTTCTGGAAATTACCCTTCGTAATATTTTCGAACAACAAAATAAACTTAAAGAGCATTATCAAAAAAATTATCAGGTTCAGGCGAAAGAGCTTGTAAATAATGCCAGGGATAAAGAGTTCTTAGAAAAACTATTGGATATCATTCATAAAAACATCAGCAATACGGAGTTGGATATAGAGTTCCTGTGTAATGAAATTGGCATGAGCAGAACAAAGCTCTATCAGAAGGTAAAAGATATAACAGGGCAAGCAATTGGCGATTTTATAAGAACCATCAGACTAAGAAAAGCTGTTGAAATAATGAGTGAGGAAGATGTCTTATTAACCGAGGTAATTTATCGTGTAGGAATACAAACCCAATCTTATTTTACAAAAGCTTTTAAAAAAGAGTTTAATAAAACTCCAAGCCAATTCTTACAGGAACTAAAGAAAAATAAAATTAAGTAG
- a CDS encoding RagB/SusD family nutrient uptake outer membrane protein translates to MFPYKKLKMNMQSLKMSFFSILIMSAFGCTKLDLQPTNDLTAEDVYNSPLGYKQTLAKVYGAFALTGNATTGQQDIPAEIIKDEGNSDFLRLYWNLQELTTDEAAWSWSSDAGILGLHELNWSSTNAIISGLYYRSFFQITLCNDFIRQAAEDKITSKGFSDTDLQEIRRYRAEARFLRAYQYWVLMDLYANPPFVTEDFKLGAKDLPKQTNRNELFSYLESELKAIETELAPAKTNEYGRADQAAAWALLSRIYLNAEVYIKIPKYTEAITYAKKIIGAGYSLHGNYQELTIADNHLNTDENILMINYDGTHTQNYGGTTYLMHGPANVPANISGSNGDWGGLRTTQNFVGLFTDYSGNTDKRALFYTTGQTLEMEELYLSKAGFSPIKFRNKTRTGGDAPHQDPAKDFSDIDFPLFRFGEVYLNYAEAVLRGGNGGDKATALQYINNLRTRAYAGSATGNIGSSDLTLDFLLDERGRELYFEAHRRTDLIRFNKFTTANYLWAWKGGVKAGTSVSNNRNIFPIPSSDLSSNPNLNQNP, encoded by the coding sequence ATGTTTCCATATAAAAAGCTTAAAATGAATATGCAGTCATTAAAAATGTCTTTTTTTAGCATTCTGATCATGTCTGCTTTTGGGTGTACAAAATTAGATTTGCAGCCAACGAATGACCTCACCGCTGAAGACGTTTATAATAGCCCATTGGGGTATAAACAGACTTTGGCAAAAGTATACGGCGCCTTCGCACTAACAGGAAATGCTACAACCGGACAGCAGGATATACCAGCTGAAATTATTAAAGACGAAGGAAACTCGGATTTCCTGAGGCTTTACTGGAATTTACAGGAATTGACTACCGATGAGGCGGCCTGGAGCTGGTCCAGCGATGCAGGTATTCTGGGGCTTCATGAGTTGAACTGGTCCTCTACAAATGCAATAATATCCGGTCTTTATTATAGAAGCTTCTTCCAGATTACCCTGTGTAATGATTTTATAAGACAAGCAGCGGAAGATAAAATTACTTCCAAAGGTTTTTCCGATACAGACCTTCAGGAAATAAGAAGGTATAGGGCAGAAGCGAGGTTTTTAAGAGCATACCAATATTGGGTATTGATGGATCTTTATGCCAATCCACCATTTGTTACCGAAGATTTTAAATTGGGGGCAAAAGATCTTCCCAAACAGACAAACCGAAATGAACTGTTTAGTTATTTAGAGTCAGAGCTTAAAGCAATAGAAACTGAATTGGCTCCTGCAAAGACGAATGAATACGGGAGGGCAGATCAGGCAGCAGCCTGGGCATTGCTTTCCAGAATTTATTTGAACGCGGAAGTTTATATCAAAATACCAAAATATACCGAGGCAATTACTTATGCCAAAAAAATTATTGGCGCAGGTTATAGTTTACATGGTAATTATCAGGAATTGACCATTGCGGACAATCATTTGAATACAGATGAGAATATTTTAATGATTAACTATGATGGAACACATACCCAAAACTATGGCGGAACAACGTATTTAATGCATGGCCCGGCGAATGTGCCGGCAAATATATCGGGTTCTAACGGAGACTGGGGCGGGCTAAGAACAACGCAAAATTTTGTCGGGCTATTTACTGATTATTCAGGAAATACTGATAAAAGAGCTTTGTTTTATACGACTGGGCAAACTTTAGAAATGGAAGAATTATATCTTTCTAAGGCAGGTTTTTCTCCAATTAAGTTTAGAAATAAGACAAGAACAGGCGGGGATGCCCCACATCAGGATCCGGCTAAGGATTTCTCTGATATAGATTTTCCACTATTCAGGTTTGGTGAAGTGTATCTAAATTATGCTGAAGCTGTTTTAAGAGGGGGAAATGGGGGAGATAAAGCTACAGCACTTCAATATATAAATAATTTGCGTACCAGGGCTTACGCCGGGAGCGCTACAGGAAATATCGGGTCCAGCGATCTGACTTTAGACTTCCTGCTGGATGAAAGAGGAAGAGAACTTTACTTCGAAGCGCACAGAAGAACGGATTTGATTCGATTTAACAAGTTTACCACAGCAAATTATTTATGGGCCTGGAAAGGCGGAGTAAAAGCAGGAACCTCTGTAAGTAACAACAGAAATATATTTCCTATTCCGAGTTCAGATTTGTCATCAAATCCAAATTTGAATCAAAACCCTTAA
- a CDS encoding SusE domain-containing protein, which yields MEKHLKYILILFIAAMASCKSDIEKSIILMPSASSQNFSASHQTIVLNSGNKKEKVVTFTFNKPNYGVELVPSYTLQFALPADTSGANAWTKAINVRLTEEEGTSKAFLGEDLNAILATQMQLETGINHKIVVRLKTDVNQNSGLVSNLRPLYSKVELNITPFEDIVVYPALLVKGGNSWQTPSVRTNGLLLASSGFNAKYEGYLNLPNADGWGGDAFTLISTTTGVSYGWGTSSTTIAEGSTGNLWLTPSPAYMKVNVNLDALTINYQPVTFSLSGDHNSWSTSDTKMTLNTSTQQLELDNVTFAAGNVFAFIANGNWNIAYKVNDKGKLVFAGDPVWGGINIKVETAGIYKVILDLSGGDGNYTYQLIKK from the coding sequence ATGGAAAAGCATTTAAAATATATACTGATTTTGTTTATCGCTGCTATGGCATCCTGTAAAAGTGATATCGAAAAATCTATTATCCTGATGCCTTCAGCCTCGTCACAAAACTTTTCGGCATCCCATCAGACTATTGTGCTAAACTCTGGAAATAAGAAAGAGAAAGTAGTTACTTTCACTTTTAACAAACCTAATTATGGTGTGGAGCTTGTTCCGTCATATACGTTGCAATTTGCACTACCGGCAGATACTTCTGGCGCCAATGCCTGGACAAAAGCCATAAATGTAAGACTAACGGAAGAAGAAGGTACTTCTAAAGCATTTTTAGGAGAAGATTTAAATGCGATTTTGGCAACGCAAATGCAACTGGAAACAGGTATAAATCATAAAATTGTTGTGCGCTTAAAAACGGATGTCAATCAAAACTCTGGATTAGTGTCAAATCTTAGGCCTTTATATTCAAAGGTGGAACTGAACATTACCCCATTTGAAGATATCGTTGTATATCCCGCCTTATTGGTAAAAGGAGGAAATTCATGGCAGACACCCTCGGTAAGAACCAATGGGCTTTTGCTGGCTTCATCTGGTTTTAATGCCAAATATGAGGGATATCTAAATCTTCCAAATGCCGACGGTTGGGGAGGGGATGCTTTTACTCTGATTAGTACAACAACCGGGGTATCTTATGGTTGGGGAACCTCTTCGACAACAATTGCTGAAGGTTCAACAGGAAATCTTTGGCTGACGCCATCTCCTGCATATATGAAGGTTAATGTAAATTTAGATGCCCTGACAATTAACTACCAACCGGTTACATTCTCACTTTCGGGAGATCATAATTCGTGGAGTACATCAGATACAAAAATGACACTGAATACATCAACACAGCAGTTAGAATTAGATAATGTAACTTTTGCTGCGGGAAATGTATTCGCCTTTATTGCCAACGGGAATTGGAATATTGCTTATAAAGTAAATGATAAAGGCAAGTTGGTATTTGCAGGTGATCCGGTTTGGGGAGGTATCAATATAAAAGTAGAAACCGCCGGAATATACAAGGTAATTCTGGACCTTAGCGGTGGAGATGGAAATTATACATATCAGTTAATAAAGAAATAG
- a CDS encoding SusC/RagA family TonB-linked outer membrane protein — protein MIQELSLFLRIKLIVPLLFLIVSTSFAQNQTTVSGIVKSATDGEPLPGVAVSVKGTTAGTLTDIQGRFVINIPKPGAVLVFSSLGFSTQEITANSASLNVTLSENLSALNEVVVVGYGTTRKQDLTGAVTVVGAKDFQKGTVTTPEQMITGKVPGVSIVSNGGQPGSGATIRIRGGASLSANNDPLFVIDGVPLENSTVSGASNPLSFINPNDIESFTVLKDASATAIYGSRASNGVIIITTKKGSSGKLNINFSTVNALSSITKYADVLSADQFRAVVNEFGTADQKADLGQFSTDWQKLIYQDGFNTDNNISFSGGVKNLPYRLSFGYQNQSGILKTDKYQKTSAALALNPTFFDNHLKVDLNIKGSMQNTRFANQAAIGGAVSFDPSQAVYTNLSDYGGYWEWMNPTNPSGLENLVGRNPVGLLNQRFDNAKPYKSIGNLSLEYKFHFLPDLKAVLNLGYDISTGKGTVYVPATAAELIDQGGTDSKYKQNKTNTVADFYLNYVKELNDIKSRLEVTAGYSYNDYLTKVYNYTSYNALGAVISEPAFPFDKPHSRNISYFGRLNYNYDERYYLTGTVRTDGSSRFAEGNRYGTFPAIAFSWAINNESFLQDSKHVNLLKLRLSYGLTGQQDINALYGYMSYYNLSTINASYQFGDQYYQMYRPSAYISDLKWEQTATSNIALDFGLFNNKVSGSIDLYKRKTSDLLNKIPQPAGTNFSATAYVNVGDMENEGVELNLNVVPVENKNFKWDAGFNLTYNKNTITNLTVVPNDPNYLGFPGGTIAGGVSGQYAFINAVGSPKNTFFLYKQVYDENGKPLEGIYVDANKDGKITTSDFVKGKSSDPKVFLGFTNNLSYKKWSSAFVLRASLGNYVYNNAFSQRGNLAQFIGTQVLLNGSPNYFETGFKTQQLLSDYYVENGSFLKMDNFSIGYDFGRIARNTANLRVNAYVQNVFTITKYKGLDPEVASGVDNNIYPRPRIYSLGLNLNF, from the coding sequence ATGATACAAGAATTATCGCTTTTTTTAAGAATTAAGCTAATAGTACCGCTTCTCTTTTTAATAGTATCCACTTCTTTTGCGCAAAATCAAACTACCGTTAGCGGTATAGTAAAATCAGCAACAGACGGAGAGCCACTTCCTGGGGTGGCAGTGTCTGTTAAAGGCACTACTGCGGGGACCTTAACAGATATACAAGGAAGGTTTGTTATAAATATTCCCAAACCTGGAGCTGTTCTGGTGTTTAGCTCGCTCGGTTTTAGCACACAGGAAATAACGGCAAACAGCGCTTCATTAAATGTTACTCTTTCAGAGAATCTAAGCGCTCTTAATGAAGTTGTTGTTGTCGGTTATGGAACTACCAGAAAACAGGATCTTACCGGAGCTGTAACTGTAGTAGGAGCAAAAGATTTCCAAAAAGGAACGGTGACAACACCCGAGCAAATGATTACAGGAAAGGTTCCCGGAGTTTCCATTGTTTCTAACGGTGGTCAGCCCGGCTCCGGAGCAACAATCAGAATCAGGGGCGGAGCTTCCTTAAGCGCAAATAACGATCCTTTGTTTGTAATTGATGGTGTTCCTTTGGAAAACTCTACAGTTTCGGGAGCTTCTAATCCGTTGAGTTTTATTAATCCAAATGACATAGAGTCGTTCACTGTTTTAAAAGATGCTTCGGCGACGGCAATTTACGGATCCAGAGCTTCTAATGGTGTTATTATTATCACGACTAAAAAAGGAAGTTCGGGTAAGCTGAATATTAATTTTAGTACAGTAAACGCGTTGTCTTCAATTACAAAGTATGCGGATGTACTTTCGGCAGATCAGTTTAGAGCGGTAGTGAATGAGTTTGGAACCGCAGACCAGAAGGCAGATCTTGGACAGTTTAGTACAGACTGGCAAAAGCTGATTTATCAGGATGGTTTCAATACGGATAATAATATTTCTTTCAGTGGAGGGGTGAAAAATCTGCCTTACAGACTTTCGTTTGGATATCAAAATCAAAGTGGTATTCTGAAAACGGATAAATACCAAAAAACATCTGCCGCTTTAGCTCTGAATCCCACTTTCTTTGATAATCATCTGAAAGTGGATTTAAACATTAAAGGATCTATGCAAAACACCCGATTTGCCAATCAGGCGGCAATTGGCGGAGCAGTAAGTTTCGATCCATCGCAGGCTGTTTACACGAATTTATCTGACTATGGTGGTTATTGGGAATGGATGAATCCTACAAACCCATCAGGCTTAGAGAATTTAGTGGGAAGAAACCCGGTTGGTTTATTGAACCAGCGTTTCGACAATGCTAAACCTTACAAAAGTATTGGTAATTTAAGTCTGGAATATAAATTCCACTTTCTGCCAGATTTAAAAGCAGTTTTGAACTTAGGATATGATATCTCTACAGGAAAAGGGACGGTATATGTTCCAGCGACAGCAGCGGAACTGATAGACCAGGGTGGAACAGATAGTAAATATAAGCAGAACAAAACCAATACAGTTGCCGATTTTTATCTGAATTATGTTAAAGAGCTAAACGATATAAAAAGCCGTTTAGAAGTAACCGCTGGTTATTCATATAATGACTATCTGACAAAAGTTTACAATTATACCAGCTACAACGCTTTAGGCGCAGTAATTTCTGAACCTGCTTTTCCATTTGACAAACCACATAGCAGGAATATCTCGTATTTCGGAAGATTAAACTATAATTATGATGAGCGCTATTATCTAACCGGTACTGTAAGAACAGACGGATCTTCCAGATTTGCGGAAGGGAACAGATATGGAACTTTCCCCGCTATTGCTTTTTCATGGGCAATCAATAATGAAAGCTTTTTACAAGATAGTAAGCATGTTAATTTGCTGAAACTTCGTTTAAGCTATGGCTTAACTGGTCAGCAGGATATCAATGCGTTATATGGCTATATGTCTTATTATAATTTAAGTACTATTAACGCTTCTTATCAATTTGGAGATCAATATTATCAGATGTACAGGCCAAGCGCATATATTTCTGATTTGAAATGGGAACAAACAGCAACAAGCAATATTGCATTGGACTTTGGTCTTTTTAATAATAAGGTTTCCGGAAGTATAGACCTGTATAAAAGAAAAACATCTGATTTACTGAATAAAATTCCACAGCCGGCCGGAACCAATTTTTCAGCGACAGCTTATGTGAATGTTGGAGATATGGAAAATGAAGGGGTGGAATTGAATTTAAATGTTGTCCCGGTAGAAAACAAGAACTTTAAATGGGATGCCGGTTTTAATTTAACATATAATAAGAATACCATCACCAACCTTACAGTTGTACCCAATGATCCTAACTATTTGGGTTTCCCCGGAGGCACAATTGCCGGCGGTGTAAGTGGTCAATACGCATTTATTAATGCGGTAGGTTCACCAAAAAACACATTCTTTCTTTACAAGCAGGTTTATGATGAAAACGGAAAGCCATTGGAAGGAATATATGTAGACGCGAATAAAGACGGGAAAATTACAACCAGTGATTTTGTGAAAGGTAAATCCTCAGATCCGAAAGTTTTCTTGGGCTTTACCAACAATTTAAGCTACAAAAAATGGTCATCAGCCTTTGTGCTGAGGGCAAGCTTAGGAAATTATGTTTATAATAACGCATTTAGTCAACGTGGAAACCTCGCTCAATTTATAGGAACTCAGGTTCTGCTCAACGGATCTCCTAATTATTTCGAGACCGGGTTTAAAACACAACAGCTGTTAAGTGATTATTATGTGGAAAATGGCTCATTCTTAAAAATGGATAACTTTTCCATTGGTTACGATTTTGGGCGTATCGCTCGTAACACAGCCAATCTAAGAGTAAATGCTTACGTACAAAATGTGTTCACAATTACAAAGTATAAAGGTTTGGATCCTGAAGTGGCGTCCGGTGTTGATAATAACATTTATCCGAGACCAAGGATTTATTCTTTAGGATTAAACTTAAACTTCTAA
- a CDS encoding DUF4258 domain-containing protein — protein sequence MDKEVLKRSLLKFAAVLLIIYVGIKFYDKPTENKTTKTLPSIVVNKEPVSAPNRFPKKIIFSKHAKCRMECRQIDSIEVDDILRTGKINFKKSDTTTTQICKKRYALEGQTRDNQNVRIIIAPCEDKLTVITVIDLDTDWSCNCR from the coding sequence ATGGATAAAGAAGTCTTAAAGAGATCCTTATTAAAATTTGCCGCCGTATTGCTAATTATTTATGTCGGTATTAAGTTTTATGATAAACCAACAGAAAACAAAACGACCAAAACGCTTCCATCAATTGTTGTAAATAAAGAGCCTGTATCCGCGCCCAATAGATTCCCTAAAAAGATTATATTCTCTAAACATGCCAAATGCAGAATGGAATGCAGACAAATAGACTCTATTGAAGTGGATGATATATTGAGGACAGGAAAGATTAACTTTAAAAAATCAGATACAACAACTACCCAAATTTGTAAAAAAAGGTATGCTCTGGAAGGTCAAACCCGCGATAATCAAAATGTAAGAATCATTATAGCTCCCTGCGAAGATAAGCTGACTGTCATTACGGTTATCGATTTAGATACAGACTGGAGTTGTAATTGCAGATAA